Below is a window of Armatimonadota bacterium DNA.
AGGGCGAGTCCCTCGTCCAGGAAGGGGCTTAACCGCAGCCGCAGCCACCGCCGCAGCCGCCGCCCTCGCCTTCAGACCCCTCGGTCTTGAACGAGGAACCGCAACCGCAGGAGCTGACGGCGTTCGGGTTTTCTATCTTGAAACCGCCGCCCATCAGGTCGTCGACGTAGTCGACGGAGCTGCCGTCCATGTACTGGAGGCTAAGGGGATCGATGAACACCTTGATGCCGTCGTGGTCGAAGACGTTGTCGCCCTCTTCGGGCTGACCGTCGTCCAAGGCCATCCCGTACGACAGGCCAGAACATCCGCCGCCCGCGACCCAGATCCGGAGGGCCGCGCTCGCCTTCTGTTGGCTTACCATGAGGTCGCGAAGCTCGCAGACTGCACGTTCGGTCAATGAAATCGCCATGTTGTCCCTTTGACCCTCTGACCGGGATCCCAGAATCCATTGTGCCACAGGTATCTGGACGTCATGGGTCAGATTCTGCTCCCGGAAGGTCCGTTCGGCCCATTGGACCGGTCCGTCCGAGGGGGCGCCCGGCGTCTGAGTAGAATTTTCGGATGCCGTACGTCGTGACATCGCCTTGCATCGGGGTCAAGGACAAGTCCTGCATGACGGTCTGCCCCGTGGACTGCATTTACGAAGGCGACGACATGGTCTATATCCACCCGGACCAGTGCATCGATTGCGGCCTCTGCGAGCCGGAATGCCCGGTCTCGGCGATCTTTGTGGACACGGACGTTCCTGCGGACTGGAAAAGCTACATCGAAGAGAACCGGACGATGTCCGAGAAGCTCTCCGGCGGCTAAGCCGCGTGAAGGAAGACCCGGCGCCAGCGCCCCAGCATGGTCCGGTCGTCGATCCGGATCGAGAATCCGATCCGGAACCCTCCCTGGCAAGGTTCGGGCCGGCAATATCGTACAGTGCCTTGGGCCTCGACCGGACCGGTCGGGGTGAGCAGCGCGATCTCCAGTTCGTCCCCCTTCATCAGTTCGTACGGAACGACACCGCCGACACCGCCCGGGCTGACGTCGAGGACTTCGAAATCCACGGTGCCCCAGCAGTTCCGCAGTGTCCCGACGACACCGGCGCCGGACAACCGGACTTCCTCCGTAGACTCCGTCTTTCGAGGGTCGCACGCGAAATCGAACCGGGCCCAATCGTCACCCACGTTCCTACAAACGGCCGGAGCACTGAGGTCTTGGCCCGCCCCGAAGACCTGGACGAACACGTCGTCTCCGTCGCGGAGGTCGTCGGTCGACGGGATGCGGACGACCACGGCCCGCCGGTCCAGGTTCAACGTCCAACCCGTAAAGAACCGGGCGTCGCGGACGCGTTGGACGCGGACGCGCGTCCCTTTGAAGGAGCCGGCCTTTTGGTGCACCATCAGTCGCCGCTCACGAAGCGGTCCCACCGCGGCTGGTCGATCCGGCCCATCCGGTCCAGTTCGACGCCGATCCGGTATTCGAGACCGTCTTCAGAGCGGCTGTTCCGGATCGTTCCCGACCCTCGGACGCTTCCGATCGGAGTCTCGACGATGAGGCCGACCTTGAGGCCCGACGCAAGCGGCACGAACGCCTTGACGGCCAAACCGTGCTGAGAGACGTCGATCACTTCCGTGTAGACCGTCTCGCCGTCCATGACCAGTTGGGCCTTAACGCCCTCGGCCCGCGCTCGGAACGGCTTGATGGCGTTGGAATATCGGAACTGGCCGTCGACGTAGAACTGAAGGACCACCCAACTGGCTTCGATGATCTTGACGTTCGACCCTTCGACGGCATAGGAATCGCCTTTACCGGACATGTCGAAGGGCTCGACCGACTCTAAGCTGGCGTCGAACACGGCCGACGTCCGTCTTCCGTGAAGTTCGAACCGGTATTTCTCTCCGATCTGGACGGGCTGATCGGTCGGTGAAACGATCTCTACCCTCGACCCGAAGACGTTCCTGACCCATCCGTGGAAGATCTTTGAGTCGTGAAGTCGGAACAGCCGAGCGCGCGTGCCCGCAAAGTCCTTTGGCGTCAGCTTGGCCATCCCACTAGGAATTGTCGGCCCTTCGACGGGCTCGCTTGAGTCTGCCCTGCCCCACAAATCTTTACGGTTTCCAAGAGTCTGGCGGGCGTAGAATCCGTTCCATGGATCCGAACGGGCCGAACCGATCCGCTCAGACCGCCCTGGCCCAGGAGATGTTCGTGCTCCAGTGGGGCCGCATGAGTTCGAGTTGGGGGATCAACCGGACGATGGCGCAGATCCACGCTTACCTGCTGAGTTCAGGACGCCCGACGACGGTGGAGACCCTGATCGAAAGCCTCCATATCAGCCGTGGCAACGCCAGCATGAACCTGCGGGACCTGATGGACTGGGGGATCGTCCGACGGTCCCGGATGCCGGGCGACCGGAAGGACGTCTACCAGTGCGAGGGGGACGTGCTCCACATGTTCGCCCGCGTCGTCCGGGAGCGGAAGCGGCGCGAACTCGACCCGACCGTCGCGGCGATCCGAGAGTGCCTGTCCATGGTCCCTGCCGACGACCGCTCTGAGGACGC
It encodes the following:
- a CDS encoding iron-sulfur cluster assembly accessory protein, translating into MAISLTERAVCELRDLMVSQQKASAALRIWVAGGGCSGLSYGMALDDGQPEEGDNVFDHDGIKVFIDPLSLQYMDGSSVDYVDDLMGGGFKIENPNAVSSCGCGSSFKTEGSEGEGGGCGGGCGCG
- a CDS encoding 4Fe-4S binding protein, with amino-acid sequence MPYVVTSPCIGVKDKSCMTVCPVDCIYEGDDMVYIHPDQCIDCGLCEPECPVSAIFVDTDVPADWKSYIEENRTMSEKLSGG
- a CDS encoding PilZ domain-containing protein, whose amino-acid sequence is MVHQKAGSFKGTRVRVQRVRDARFFTGWTLNLDRRAVVVRIPSTDDLRDGDDVFVQVFGAGQDLSAPAVCRNVGDDWARFDFACDPRKTESTEEVRLSGAGVVGTLRNCWGTVDFEVLDVSPGGVGGVVPYELMKGDELEIALLTPTGPVEAQGTVRYCRPEPCQGGFRIGFSIRIDDRTMLGRWRRVFLHAA
- a CDS encoding transcriptional regulator is translated as MDPNGPNRSAQTALAQEMFVLQWGRMSSSWGINRTMAQIHAYLLSSGRPTTVETLIESLHISRGNASMNLRDLMDWGIVRRSRMPGDRKDVYQCEGDVLHMFARVVRERKRRELDPTVAAIRECLSMVPADDRSEDAVVLRDRLSALVELFGVIDQVYEQVFESEESLEATLQFFREAGRRATFPTDG